The following proteins are co-located in the Marinomonas profundi genome:
- a CDS encoding DEAD/DEAH box helicase: protein MSFASLGLDQNILDQVKKLDYSTPTPIQLAAIPAVLSNQDIMAGAQTGTGKTAAFALPLLHRILQTKASHHTDNIQVLVLTPTRELAQQVHASFIKYSANLPIQSVVAYGGASINVQLDALKQGCDVLVATPGRLLELMMKNLIDLNHLQTLVLDEADRMLDMGFIIDIQRILKKLPETRQTLFFSATFNDEIFALSKALLKDPQLIEVNHRNTAAAQVEQIVYAVDQQQKRALLSFLIGSKNWQQVLIFTRTKQGADELAKEMAKDGIATQAIHGDKSQGARDRVLADFKAGKVRALVATDVAARGIDIEQLHYVVNHELPYNAEDYIHRIGRTGRAGTSGLAVSLVAEKEQYLLAEIEKLVGEQFVPQWLPGFEPNINHAPSQQKREPSKKALRAKALGLSSPKKGHRRR, encoded by the coding sequence ATGAGCTTTGCATCATTAGGGCTTGATCAAAACATTCTTGATCAGGTAAAAAAACTAGATTACTCAACCCCTACACCGATCCAACTTGCCGCGATTCCGGCGGTTTTATCCAATCAAGACATTATGGCTGGCGCGCAGACAGGCACCGGAAAAACCGCCGCCTTCGCGTTACCGCTATTGCACCGAATTTTACAAACCAAAGCGTCGCACCACACCGATAACATCCAGGTTCTGGTCCTGACGCCGACCCGAGAATTAGCGCAACAAGTTCATGCCAGTTTCATAAAATACAGCGCTAATCTCCCCATCCAATCTGTGGTGGCGTATGGCGGAGCCAGTATCAATGTGCAATTGGATGCGCTCAAGCAAGGCTGTGATGTCTTAGTTGCCACGCCGGGGCGTTTGCTTGAGTTGATGATGAAAAACCTGATTGATCTAAACCATCTGCAAACTCTCGTATTGGATGAAGCCGACCGTATGCTCGACATGGGCTTTATCATTGATATTCAAAGAATATTAAAAAAACTCCCCGAAACGCGACAAACGCTATTTTTTTCTGCCACCTTTAACGATGAGATCTTTGCTCTCAGTAAAGCCCTACTAAAAGACCCGCAATTAATAGAAGTTAACCACCGCAACACCGCCGCCGCACAGGTTGAACAAATCGTCTATGCCGTTGACCAACAACAAAAACGGGCGCTTTTATCCTTTCTTATTGGTTCTAAAAACTGGCAACAAGTGCTTATTTTCACTCGTACCAAACAAGGCGCTGACGAACTCGCAAAAGAAATGGCAAAAGACGGCATCGCCACTCAAGCCATCCATGGCGACAAATCCCAAGGCGCACGTGATAGGGTATTAGCCGATTTTAAAGCCGGCAAAGTACGCGCCCTTGTCGCCACAGACGTTGCCGCAAGAGGCATCGACATTGAACAATTGCACTATGTGGTAAATCACGAATTACCCTACAACGCAGAAGACTACATTCACCGCATTGGTAGAACGGGCCGCGCTGGCACGAGCGGACTGGCCGTCAGCCTAGTGGCGGAAAAAGAGCAATATTTGTTAGCGGAGATAGAAAAGCTCGTCGGTGAGCAATTTGTACCTCAGTGGCTACCAGGCTTCGAACCAAACATTAATCACGCTCCTTCACAGCAAAAGCGCGAACCCTCAAAAAAGGCATTAAGAGCGAAAGCGCTTGGGCTTTCTTCACCTAAAAAAGGGCATCGCAGAAGGTAG
- the lhpI gene encoding bifunctional Delta(1)-pyrroline-2-carboxylate/Delta(1)-piperideine-2-carboxylate reductase: MQISADTLRSRLTWPKIVAALRDIFVTDVQSPVRHHHFIDVPNAPQATLLLMPAWIEGQYLGVKQVSVFPGNNAQGLPGLTSLYTLSCGKTGQTLAQMDGNVITAIRTAAASALASSYLSRPDSRAMLMLGAGRMGRHLVPAHCSVRPIEIVWIWNRNHVTASEFVAELQAQGIDARICKTEQLADIAGKVDIISCATLANEPIILGEWLKPGVHMDLVGSFTPMMREVDNLAMQKAEIFVDTRAGALAETGDLIIPIREGAIVAEDIQAELTELCSGKHLGRQALNQPDQAITLFKSVGDSREDLAAAMLAYQDS; this comes from the coding sequence ATGCAAATATCAGCAGATACTTTACGTTCTCGCTTAACTTGGCCAAAAATTGTGGCAGCGCTGCGCGATATTTTCGTGACAGACGTACAGTCACCCGTGCGCCACCATCATTTTATTGATGTGCCGAACGCTCCTCAGGCGACATTATTACTGATGCCAGCTTGGATCGAAGGTCAATATTTAGGCGTTAAGCAAGTCAGCGTTTTTCCGGGCAATAACGCACAAGGCTTACCCGGTTTAACCAGTCTTTATACGTTAAGTTGCGGTAAAACGGGGCAAACCTTGGCGCAAATGGATGGCAACGTCATCACAGCGATACGCACCGCCGCAGCATCGGCTTTGGCGTCTTCGTACCTATCTCGCCCAGATTCTCGCGCTATGTTAATGCTGGGCGCTGGGCGGATGGGCCGTCATCTTGTTCCAGCACATTGCAGTGTTCGCCCCATTGAAATCGTATGGATCTGGAATAGAAACCATGTCACTGCGTCTGAGTTTGTCGCAGAACTACAAGCGCAAGGCATTGATGCCCGAATCTGCAAAACCGAACAACTTGCCGACATAGCAGGCAAGGTAGACATTATTAGCTGCGCCACACTCGCCAATGAACCCATCATTTTAGGCGAATGGCTCAAACCTGGCGTGCATATGGACCTAGTCGGCAGCTTTACCCCAATGATGCGCGAAGTGGACAATCTCGCCATGCAAAAAGCAGAGATTTTTGTCGACACGCGCGCAGGTGCATTAGCGGAAACCGGCGATTTAATCATCCCAATAAGAGAAGGGGCGATAGTAGCGGAGGACATTCAAGCCGAATTAACCGAGCTTTGCAGCGGCAAGCACTTAGGCAGACAAGCGCTTAATCAGCCCGATCAAGCCATTACCTTGTTTAAGTCCGTCGGCGATTCTCGTGAAGACTTAGCAGCGGCGATGCTGGCGTATCAGGATTCATAA
- a CDS encoding carbohydrate porin yields MKKSILYTAIVTGLLSAGAIHAAPSFDANFELNTDAIDKAVGDTTYDQNGRVELNAYSKHTSGENFFAGKGSVLLTTDGTAVVDDAFIQLGNNTWDLQLGRFEGINLFPLAKDTLIVHAIDGGVYEANKVRGRVGDNGGQIAFHYKASEMLKFEVDTLYGDGQADKGDGKSYGDKTTAIAGIRPSVTFVTDAATISAGFESVKYDTTDGATPTPTTGKVDLTGYAVTANFDMGAANVNLAAAHSKDDISDKKTTSFVANMVYGNFGLGVIASSVDNKAGSDPSLLTTYVAYTVPVLDIENATVTFAGSYSTADDVAAGDNDKVTAARVRFNYGF; encoded by the coding sequence ATGAAAAAATCGATTCTTTACACTGCTATTGTCACTGGTCTTTTATCCGCTGGTGCGATTCACGCGGCGCCTTCATTCGATGCGAACTTCGAGTTAAATACTGATGCAATTGACAAAGCCGTAGGTGATACGACTTATGACCAAAATGGTCGTGTTGAGCTGAACGCTTACAGCAAACACACATCAGGTGAGAACTTCTTTGCTGGTAAGGGCTCGGTGCTTTTAACAACAGATGGAACAGCTGTCGTTGATGACGCTTTTATTCAGTTGGGCAATAACACTTGGGACCTACAACTAGGTCGCTTTGAAGGCATTAACTTATTTCCGTTAGCAAAAGATACTTTAATTGTTCATGCTATTGATGGCGGTGTTTATGAAGCCAATAAAGTGCGTGGTCGTGTGGGCGATAATGGCGGACAGATTGCTTTCCATTACAAAGCCAGCGAAATGCTAAAGTTTGAAGTGGATACGCTTTACGGTGATGGTCAAGCGGATAAGGGTGACGGCAAATCTTATGGTGATAAAACCACAGCAATTGCTGGCATCCGTCCTTCGGTGACTTTTGTGACGGATGCCGCGACTATTTCTGCAGGTTTTGAAAGCGTTAAATATGATACAACGGACGGTGCAACACCTACTCCAACTACTGGTAAAGTGGATCTAACAGGTTATGCTGTTACTGCGAACTTTGATATGGGTGCGGCTAACGTGAACCTTGCTGCAGCGCACAGCAAAGACGATATTTCAGATAAGAAGACCACGTCATTTGTTGCAAACATGGTGTACGGAAACTTTGGCTTGGGTGTGATTGCTTCTAGTGTTGATAATAAAGCCGGTAGTGATCCATCTTTGTTAACCACTTATGTTGCTTACACGGTTCCTGTATTGGATATCGAAAACGCCACAGTAACTTTTGCGGGTTCTTACTCAACAGCGGATGACGTTGCCGCGGGTGATAATGATAAAGTCACAGCAGCACGAGTTCGTTTTAACTACGGCTTCTAG